One Coprothermobacter sp. DNA window includes the following coding sequences:
- a CDS encoding heavy metal translocating P-type ATPase, whose protein sequence is MEDREHMHHDIADDMHSMHEGGHDHSVNAEMAHDGHEMGPGHMGHDEHQRHDHHAHMIRDFQSRFLVCLVLTVPVLLLSEPVQMLLHLGTKLQFPGSTWVLFVLSAFIYVYGGMPFLKGMFEELKARTPGMMTLIAMAITVAFVYSAAVSLGLQGMVFYWELATLIDIMLVGHWLEMKSVMGASRALESLARLMPSDAHVIMPDGTVMDHPVAHLAAGDRV, encoded by the coding sequence GGGAGGGCACGACCACTCCGTAAATGCGGAGATGGCACATGATGGACACGAGATGGGTCCCGGCCATATGGGCCACGACGAACACCAGAGGCATGATCACCACGCTCACATGATCCGTGACTTCCAAAGCCGGTTCCTGGTCTGCCTGGTCCTGACCGTCCCGGTCCTGCTCCTGTCGGAGCCCGTGCAGATGCTGCTGCATCTTGGCACGAAGCTGCAGTTCCCCGGTTCGACGTGGGTTTTGTTTGTGTTGTCAGCGTTCATCTATGTGTACGGTGGCATGCCCTTCCTCAAGGGGATGTTCGAGGAGCTCAAAGCCAGGACCCCCGGCATGATGACCCTCATTGCCATGGCAATCACGGTGGCCTTTGTCTACAGCGCTGCAGTCTCGTTGGGCCTTCAGGGCATGGTCTTCTACTGGGAGCTGGCGACGCTGATCGATATCATGCTGGTGGGTCACTGGCTGGAGATGAAGTCGGTAATGGGTGCCTCCCGAGCGCTGGAGAGCCTGGCACGACTCATGCCCTCTGATGCGCACGTGATCATGCCTGACGGTACCGTGATGGACCACCCGGTCGCTCACCTCGCGGCCGGGGACCGCGTA